DNA sequence from the Lynx canadensis isolate LIC74 chromosome B2, mLynCan4.pri.v2, whole genome shotgun sequence genome:
TGCCGGGTGGATGGTTGGTTCTCTGAGTTAGAGAACCCAAATAGGTTTTTTGGAGAAGATGATGGTTTCAGTGTTGACGTGCCTTTGGGACATCATATTGCTGTCCGCTGGGTAGTTTTAATATGGATTTGGTCTTTGGGAGAGAGGTTTGTTTAGTGTCAGATTTAGAATAGTTAGCATGGACAGACACACCATAAGAAAAGCTCCAGGGAAGAGAAGCTGGCTTGAAGCCTTGTATTCACAGAGGGCCCAGGAGATGAAATACCTACTCAGATGCTGCTGAGTCCAGCCTGTCAAAGGAATGTTTGGAAATCTCTTCTGCTTCTAGGATTAAGGTTCTGGcttgtatattttggaatttttttttttttttttttttttttttgcatgtgtgtctTGTTTCTGTGGATAAGCAAggtatcttgttttattttattctgctttgaAATGACCACCTTCCGGATAGCTTTTGAattgcagttgacccttgaacaacacagaggGTTAGGGTCACTGACCTTCCACACAGTCGAAAATCTGCGTGTAACTTAGGACTCCCCCAAAACTATTAACAGACAGGAAGCTTTAACTATaacataaatagtcaattaaTGCATATTTTGTATGACATATGTACTACATgcatactatattcttacaataagctatagaaaattttattaagaaagttataaggaagaaaaaataaacatttacagtactatactgtatttattgaaaacaaaaattgcatgtaagtggacccatgcgaTTCAAACCTGTATTGTTTAAGGGCAACTATAGACCCCTTTCATGAGTTGGAGagcttttatatttgattttaagcCATgtcaaactgaagaaaaaaaaggtaggtAAAGATAAATCACAAAAGTACCTACATtctttattattgtatattaGAAAATCACTTTGGCCTCAAAGTTCAGTTTATTCCCATAGCTCTTAAAGTACCTCAAAAGAtctaaaatcatgaaaatatgcTAGGAAACTCATATTACTAGCTGCCGtaggaaaatgttttctgaattctATCTACATTTGTGATTATTTAACAGAATTTAGTAAAATGTCTGTTTTAGGTTAGTTGTAGCAAATTacctatcttttaaaatttaatatataattattcatcTACACGTATATCTGTGCTCACTTCTTAAATGATCATTTATCCAAGTGTCCGAACTTATGGTGCAACTGAATTAGTAATCATATTATAAATGTATGGGATTTAGTgataacaatgaaatatttttcattgtttaatttttttaatttgaaaagcatGTTTCTCACTAcaacctttgttttgtttcttttggttacATAGGCAGAAGAAAATCTTGGTATGGTGATGATCTTTACTTTAGTGACAGCTGtgcaagaaaaattaaatgaaatagtagatcaaataaaaactagaagagaagaagaaaagaaacaaaaagaaaaagaagcggAGGAAGCTGAAAAGGTATATTATAAAGCtgggttttctttcattattcttttaatctgtttgttttgttttgttttgttttggttagttggtgggtttggttttgtttttgtttttggaaatttcAGTACATGTTTTGGcaatcacaaaataaaagtaaattttatttaggCTTTACTAAGTAAAATGTTAGAAGTCCCTCACTGCATTGGTTACATAGCATGAGTAATTAATTAATAATCAGTTATTAAAGGTTAGTAGAGCTCATGCAGGTAAAATTGAGaactatacattatttttttataagttaCAATTctgttataaattataaatgtctcATCTGGCcacatgtcttttttattttctaagcaaTTATTTCATGGCACTCCTGTTACAATTGAGAATTTCTTAAGTTGGAAGGCCAAGTTTGATGCAGaactcttggaaattaaaaagaaacgaATGAAAGAAGAAGAgcaagcaggaaaaaataaattaagtggtATGAGACTCCCTCCCCCAGACTTTCCCTCCAGTTATCTAATTCTTACACAGCAAGATGATCACATAGAcaaatttctttaagaaaagaatgtACTTAGGGATCTAGGACAAAAAGAAGGCATTCTGTCTACATGAtgatatttctttgtttataattataattaatttttatggctTATCTTTGATCTAAATATTACAATGGATAGATCATGAGATACAGCTGCTATATGACCTTCAGAATCTGACAGGCATTAGGAGTGGTAGAGTCCAATGCATTTGTTTTTCTAGGACTCTAAAGCAGACTGGGTTTTCACTTCTTCCATTTTAATGCAAATACATATCACATGCTTCTTAGCTACTTACTGAGTTGATACATTTATTAGAAGTTACAAAAATAAGTTTTCAGACTTGTTTTCTTGGATTAGTATACTTTTTAAAGGGTTTGGGAAGATGGAGGAAAATTTGGAAACATGGGAAACTATGGAACATAGAGGAAAGGTATGTTTAAATTAAACATACTTATTTCTTTTAGGGAAACAGCTATTTGAAACAGACCATAATCTTGACACATCTGATATCCAGTTTTTGGAGGATGGTAAGATAATGCTAAAATTCCATGTGTGTGTAATccactatttttaatattaaaccaTGAAAATCAAAGTTCTAACTTAGTGTAAAATTTTTCTCCAAAGACTATAGtcaaatacattttgaagaaTAAATTGTAATGTTTTATCAATTTATACACTAACCtatagcaatatattttttaaagttttctggtAAGTTAAACAACATCAAAGATAGCCGTAAATAGCTATGGTTACATTCACCTCTAATAACTAGTAAACCAGGCCTCTGTAACACCCGATTTACTCAAATTTCTAGTATCAGAAATCTGTGGAAACTGTATTTCATGGTCATGGGACTTTATAAAAACCTCAAATCTGAAACTCCTCATGCCTTCTAACCAAAAATCTTAAATTTCATACAATTCTTACTATCTGGAACATTTAGTTCCTTgtgctttccttcttctttttatcttagactttactccttttcatttttctgtccaTCCGTTATTCATCCATACACAGATATTTATTGCACCCCTAGTATAAGCTAAGCATTGTCCTGGCTGCTGAGGATATAGCAATATCGACAAATTTCCCTGCCCTCCTAGAGCTTATGGCCTTTGTGTGTTTCTTAAACCGGGCTCAATACACAGTCACACTTCTGATAGCATCCTAGAGTTCTTCACTTCATTAGCCTTCTTCATGCCTGTCTTGCCAGTTGGGTACTACAGCTTCTGGTCTTTCAACCTTGTTCCTGGACTAGCTCCTGGAAAAGGTTAAGAAGCAATGTTGAGGTacccctggggtggctcagtcaggtaagcatctgacttcgggtcagatcatgatctcaattcatgatctcatggtttgtgagttcgagccccacagtggactccatgctgacagtctggagcctgcttgggattctatctctgtccctcccctattcgtactttctctctctctctcaaaaaataaataaacttctaaaaaaatttaaaaaaaattttgttgtggCCTCCCTGCTaaatcatgtttctttttattttatttatttttaatttaaatccaagttcattaacatacagtatcataataatttcaggagtagaatttagtgattcatcacttgcatataacatccagtgctcatcccaacaagtgtcctccttattgtccctcacccctttagcccttccccccactcaatGCCCCTTCAGAAACccttagttctctgtatttaagagtctcttatggtttgtctcactctctgtttttatattatttttgcttccctatgttcatctgttttgtatcttaaattctacatatgagtgaaatcatacaatatttgtctttctctgactgacttattttgcttagcataatacagtctagttccatctacattgttgcaaatggcaagatttcattcttttgatcaccaagtaatattccagtgtgtgtgtgtgtgtgtgtgtgtgtgtgtgtgtgtgcgcgcgcacacatgtgtacaccacatcttctttatccattcatcagttgatggacagttgggttctttccatacttgggctgtTGTTGATTGTACTGCTGTAAACATGTGCCTTTTCGAAAcaccactcctgtatcctttggataaatacctagtacatttgctgggtcgtagggtagttctatttttaattttttgaggaacctccatactgtttttcagagtggctgcaccagtttgcattcccaccagcagtgcaaaagagttcctcttcctccgcatccttgccaagatctgttgcctgagttgttaattttagccattctgacagccgtgaggtgatatcttgttgtggttttgatttgtattttcctggtgatgagtgatgttgagcatcttttcatgtgtctgttagccatctggatgtcttctttggaaaaagtgtctgttcatgtcttttgcctgtttcttcactggattatttgttttttgggtgttgagtttgatcagttctttatagattttggatactaaccctttacctgctttgtcatttgcaaatatcttctcccattctgtcaattgccttttagttttgctgatggtttcctttaccgtgcagaagctttttatcttgatgaggtcccaatagttcatttttgcttttgtttcccttccctcggGAGACGTgtaagttgctgtggccaaggtcaaagagattgttgcctgctttcttctttagattttgatggcttcttgtcttacgtttagatctttcatccatcttgagtttatttttgtgtatagtgtaagaaagtggtcctggttcattcttctgcatgtcgctgtccagttttcccaacaccatttgctgaagagactgttttttttccattgggtattctttcctgctttgtcaaagattagttggccatatgtttgtgggtccatttctgggttctctattctgttccattggtccatgtgtctatttttgtgttagtaccatactgtcttggtgattacagttttgtaatacatcttgaagtctggaattgtgatgcttccaactttgattttctttttcagcattactttggggtcttttctggttctatacaaatttaaggattagtttgttctagctctgtgaagaatgctggtgttattttgataggattgtattgaatatgtagattattttgggtagtatcgacattttaacaatattcttccaatccatgagcatggaatgttttttacatctctgtgtcttcagtttctttcataagctctctatagttttctaatgtatagatttttcatctctttggttaggtttattcctaggtatttgatgttttttggtgcaattgtaaatgagattgattccttgatttctctttctgctgcttcattattggtgtatagaaatgcaaccaatttctgtacattgactttatatcctgtgacttggctgaattcatgtgtcagttctagcattttttttttttgtggagtcttgggttttccacatagagtatcatgttgtctataaagagtaaaagtttgacttcctccttgccaatctggatgccttttatttctttgtgttgaccgattgctgaggctaggacttccaacactatgttgaataacagtggtgagagtggacatccttgtcgtgttcctgaccttagcgTGAAAGCTCGTGGTTTTTCTctgttgaggatgatattagcggtgggtcttttctatatggcttttgtgatcttgaggtatgatccttctatccctattttattgagggtttttatcaagaaaggatgctatattttgttgaatgctttttcagcatctctTGAGAGGATTCATGtggtttttatactttcttttattaatgtgatgtctcatattgattgatttatagaTATTGATAtgtctgcatcccaggaataaatctcacgtgatcatggtgaataattcttttaatgtattattgggtccagttggctagtatattgttgagaatttttgcatccacgttcatcagggaaattggtctgtggttctcctttgtagtggggtctttggttttggaatcaagtaaTGGTGGACTTGTggagtgagtttggaagttttccttccatttctatgttttgggacagcttcaaaagaataggtattaactcttctttaaatgtttggtaaaattccctagaaagccatctggccctggactcttgtttgttgggatatttttgattactaattctatttcattactggttatgggtctgtcaaattttctattcctgtttcagttttggtagtttatatatttctaggaaattgtccatttcttccagattgcccaatttgttggcatataaacTGCTCATGATAGTCTCTTGTCTATATTTATGCAGTGTAGGTTGTAATcgcttctctttcattcttcattttatttatttgggtcctttccttttgcttttgatCACTCTGGCTACGGgcatattaattttgttaattctttcaaagaaccagctccagGTTTCATTGATCCGTTATACTGTTTTTTTGATttcgatatcattgatttctgctctaacatatatgtgttaagtccctggctgctatttcttcctgttctttcttttggggtgaattcctttgttttgtcattttggaggaagaagaaaaattaataaaataaaaaaattaaaacaagaaaaaaacaaaggaagttagatcctaggtgtgttttggtctgcttattGAAAGAGCCTTGATAGAATAgggacaaaagggaaagaaaaaaaaagtaagaaatttaaaaatgaaaaataatttgtgtaataaaatagaataagataaaatgaaacataataaaaaatttaaaaaaataaaaacaaagtaaaataaatttttctctttctgcatctaagagagagaaagaaaagtaagaaaaaagagaactatttaaaaacagaaacaaagaaaacgaacaaataaattataaccATCCAACAATGAAACACTAATGAAACTCTAACCAGCCAACAATGAAGCTTGTGCTATtctaggggatgtgcttggagggcatTTGGCGGGGCTTgatgtaatggctccgttctccgcTAGGTGGTGCTGCTTAGGTTACTGGGGTGGATCTGCGTGGGTGCTCCTGGGAAGTGGAATTGGCTTCAGCCAGCTCACCAGTCTCTGGCGCGGGaactttgcattctcaccaacctGCCATCAAAAACTCCTCCTATATCTCAGGCCTCCGTCCACTTCCCGCCTCTACCCTGGCTGTTTGCCTGCCAGGTGGCAGGCACTtgcctccagagttttatctcagattaGACTGTGTTTCAAAACCGCACGCTTGAGAGACTCCTGTGGCTTGGACCTGCACTAACTCtggaggagggtctcactgagcaatggccgggtgcctGCTTACCCCAGAAGATGTTCGTGCGATTGCACGGctgcagaggttcagagattaagGCAAATGCAGCATGCAGCTAGGGCCAGTTTTCACTGCAGTCTGGTGTCTTTGTCCCAGTATCAGTGACTGTGACTACTCTCCAGGATCTGCTGGGATCTTTTGCTTATGGGGAGGCGATATGGCTGCTACCAAATGCTCTCCAAACAGGAGAAACACTTCTCCCTGTGTGGGACACAGGCCCCTCAGACTgcactgcctgctcctggggatttgccctgcttcctcaccagaaCAATGCCAGGCACCGAGCTCTGGAACTTGAGATTCTGCGCTGCACTGTTAacagaatcctggtggtattgacaccctctcctttctccccatgaAGGGTTTAGGTGAACAGATTTCTTATTCAGTCCCCTGTGaatattttcactctttctttttctctctagctACTTTCGGGGAagtgcttttcttgcacaatCCTGATGTGCTGCACtcaccccctttctttttctcttccctctctgcgAAAATAGCTCCTTACCTTccgtggcttttctctcccccagttcacctctcctgTACCACATACCTGCCGATTTCTGTGGGTTACTTTCTGCAGATTGGTGCATTAATCCTCAGAtaaatttcctaggtgttcaaaatgatttggtgctgatctagctgtgtttcaaggactgagacaagctcagggtcttCATGTGCTCTGCTGTCTTAACCCTTCCCCCCTAAATCATAGTTTTTAACCTGAGCTGGACCCTTAGGGACACtcagcattttgttttgtatattttattgcaTTCTGGTTCCAAGATATTTGTTAGTCTCAAACAAacaactcccccccaccccccaaacaaacaaacagacccaGCAAGGATATCCTCATCTATCCCCCTCGCATGTTACTagcttgtttttctcctctgttatTGAGAAATTCTGGAACCaaaaatctgtgtgtgtctcagtctctcttaCACTTTAGAAGTTTTACTGTCTTCACTCATTCTTGACTCCTTACTGTGTCTAACAGATCAAGTATCTCTTCATATCCAATCACTCACCAAAAGCTGTTTCCTCCTGATGTGgaggttttatcattttttaccTGGGTGTGTGTTGTGGTTTCTTACATTGCCTCCCTGCTCCAGTGTCTTTCTCTTTTACTGCCTTTAGTCACTGCCCCTGAGCTGACGTTCCTAAAACTCATGTGTAATCATGACACTTCTCTCCTTAAAATCTTTTGAGGATTCTCTGTTGCTTAGAGGAAAAGGTTGGCCTATACAATCCTTCTGTTTGGCCTTCATTTATGATATCTCTAGGTATTTTTCCTCAAGAATCTTTTGTTCCGGTTAGAAGTATTCAaagccttatttttctttctgcctttgcatATACTTCTACCTATAGTTGCTTTATCTGGCCGCTTTTCTTCTTAGTGAGTTCAAATTTATTGTAAAGATATTTCAGATGTCATCTGTTCTGGGAagctttccctgcctctccccgaGAGAGTGAGTTATTCTTTGGCCTGTACTTaacaaaagtatattttcttaaaaaaaaaaaattttttttaacatttattcatttttgagagacagagagcatgagtgggggaagggcagagagagagagagagagggagggagggagacatagaatccgaagcaggctccaggctctgagctgtcagcacagagcccagcatggggctgaaacccacggaccgtgagatcatgacctgagctgaagttggacgcttaaccgaatgagccacccaggcacccctacaaaagtgtattttattaCTCAGTTGCTCATAGGCATGAAGCAAGACTCAATGTCAGTGGACTAGAGTCTCATAGGAAAGGAAGATGAAGAATTTTTGGTGATTTAAGTACTGTAATATCTGACCTTTATGTACTTCAAACTGAAAAGTAAAGATGTTTAATGCAAGGCCTATGTATTGCTTCCTGTAGGACTCAGACATTTGGAATTTGAGAAAGGCATACTATTAGTTACAATGGGAACTGAGTGAGAGCGAAGATCAAGTTATACCTATCAATTAAATAGCAAGTAGAGTTGATGTATGTATCTGCCACTGTTGGAAGAGGTAAACTGGTACAGGCACCATTGTCAGTAATAATCAACTTTGTAAATCCAGGACATATCATCATCTCCAACTTATAAAATGCCtcgtcatggggcgcctgggtggcgcagtcggttaagcgtccgacttcagccaggtcacgatctcgcggtccgtgagttcgagccccgcgtcaggctctgggctgatggctcggagcctggagcctgtttccgattctgtgtctccctctctctctgcccctcccccgttcatgctctgtctctctctgtcccaaaaataaaaaaaataaataaataaaaataaataaataaataaaaaaaataaaatgcctcgTCATAAATAACTCATTCTAGGAAGGCTTTTTTTATAATGGGGTTTTTTAGAATTTGAACTGGAAGCaggaagttgtttttaaaatgtgtctcttctggggcgcctgggtggcgcagtcggttaagcgtccgacttcagccaggtcacgatctcgcggtccgggagttcgagccccacgtcaggctctgggctgatggctcagagcctggagcctgtttccgattctgtgtctccctctctctctgcccctcccccgttcatgctctgtctctctctgtccgaaaaataaataaacgttgaaaaaaaaaataataaataaataaataaaaaaaataaaataaaatgtgtctcttctgaggtgcctgagtagctcagtcagttatgtccacctcttgattttggctcaggtcatgatctcatggattgtgagattgagccccgcatcggtctctgcgCTGACCATGCGGAGCCAGCTtagggttctttctctccctctctctctgcccctcctccactcatgcgcatgcttttgctgtctctctccaaataaataaacatttaaaaaaagggggtgcctgagtggctcagtctgttaagcgttcggcttcggctcaggtcatgatctcgttcgtggtccatgagttagatccccgcatcaggctctatgttgacagctcagagcctggagcctgctttggattctgtgtctccctctctctctgcccctcccccgctcacactctgtttctctcaaaaataaataaacattaaaaaaaaaaattaaaaatgtgcctCTGCTGCTTAGATCATTGTAACTATGATTTGCAGTAGTAGTTTCAGATTTCATCACTGGCATCTCACTGGCACATTTAGAAGTTTGTTTGCTATCGCCAGTGCGTTACATCTTTTACTCCTGAGCATAAGACTGAAGGtgaaatgttttgtat
Encoded proteins:
- the RWDD1 gene encoding RWD domain-containing protein 1 isoform X2 produces the protein MMKAEENLGMVMIFTLVTAVQEKLNEIVDQIKTRREEEKKQKEKEAEEAEKQLFHGTPVTIENFLSWKAKFDAELLEIKKKRMKEEEQAGKNKLSGKQLFETDHNLDTSDIQFLEDAGNNVEVDESLFQEMDDLELEDDEDDPDYNPADPESDLTD